The following proteins come from a genomic window of Salvia hispanica cultivar TCC Black 2014 chromosome 4, UniMelb_Shisp_WGS_1.0, whole genome shotgun sequence:
- the LOC125223921 gene encoding protein G1-like4 — MDSSPFPEVESSNSENSSGGATASSSAAPSSGSATLSRYENQKRRDWNTFGQYLKNHRPPLSLSRCSGAHVLEFLRYLDQFGKTKVHTPICPFYGHPNPPAPCPCPLRQAWGSLDALIGRLRAAYEENGGKPETNPFGARAVRLYLRDVRDLQSKARGISYEKKKRKRPPQQQQQTSAASPPPPGEG, encoded by the coding sequence ATGGATTCGTCGCCGTTCCCGGAGGTGGAGAGCTCAAACTCGGAGAACAGCAGCGGCGGCGccaccgcctcctcctccgccgcgccGTCTTCCGGATCCGCCACGCTCAGCCGCTACGAGAACCAGAAGCGGCGCGACTGGAACACGTTCGGGCAGTACCTGAAGAACCACCGGCCGCCGCTGTCGCTCAGCCGGTGCAGCGGCGCGCACGTGCTGGAATTCCTCCGATACCTCGATCAGTTCGGGAAGACTAAAGTCCACACCCCAATCTGCCCGTTTTACGGCCACCCGAACCCCCCCGCCCCCTGCCCCTGCCCGCTCCGCCAGGCCTGGGGCAGCCTCGACGCCCTGATCGGCCGCCTCCGCGCCGCCTACGAGGAGAACGGAGGCAAGCCGGAGACCAACCCCTTCGGCGCCCGCGCCGTCCGCCTCTACCTCCGCGACGTCCGCGATCTGCAGTCCAAGGCGAGGGGGATCAGCTACGAGAAGAAGAAGCGGAAGCGCCCCccgcagcagcagcagcagacCTCCGCCGCATCACCGCCGCCTCCCGGTGAAGGTTAA
- the LOC125220901 gene encoding U-box domain-containing protein 3 → MDLTPLRCLINSISRFIHLVTCRVSSTMPAEKDYQNLVSMLKHLKPVLDDVSDHKAPMDEALFKESEELDIAVNEAREFLEKWSPRTSKLLCVLQSKPLLLSIQIASVKLSCILCKIFESLSTSSTLAHVQLSVQECQNLKLGKLAEEIEEILKSQKDGKVPGVQQLINIIETFNLTSSDEILNEYIALEKEKQKAEGSDIKGDLDHISNIVDLLSHIRDYVVNLEKFKAIGGIQIPSHFLCPLSLELMLDPVIVASGQTYERAAIQKWLDNRLGICPKTGYKLSHKNLIPNNTVKALITNWCNENNLELGSKCEKSEIERVRPPSEHAGHEDDSQCPPQSGNSASGSSFGHSLETQNRGSRGVNEKLDESSPEHSYVHSRSESESSAVSSIDSVATAETENASKSSKQENAIDKLDDTKSACSTSLVKKASGASHSSHGRQHSAKTMGEMVVNGKHTPSRAVSLQSDSGYDVLTSTSHVEKLVNNLKSVSNELQTGAARELRLLVRSNMENRIIIGECGAIAPLIGLLHSDVKETQEHAVTALLNLSINENIKARIAEEGALEPLIHVLKTGNAGAKENAAAALFSISRLDEYRIKIGRSGAIKPLVDLLRTGTIRGKKDAATALFNLSIFHENKARIVQAGAVKPLVTLLDPESEMIDKAVALLSNLSTIAEGCSAIAREEGIPLLVEIVDTGSQRGKENAASILLQLCINSPKYCRSILQEGAVPPLVALSQSEI, encoded by the exons ATGGACTTGACACCATTAAGATGTCTTATTAACAGTATTTCTCGATTCATTCATCTGGTTACATGCCGCGTATCCAGTACGATGCCAGCTGAGAAGGATTATCAGAATTTGGTTTCTATGTTGAAGCATTTGAAACCGGTACTTGATGATGTTTCCGATCACAAAGCACCAATGGATGAAGCATTGTTTAAAGAATCTGAAGAGTTGGATATAGCTGTGAATGAGGCCAGAGAGTTCCTTGAGAAATGGTCCCCAAGAACGAGCAAGTTACTGTGT GTACTGCAAAGTAAGCCATTGCTCTTGAGCATCCAGATTGCCTCAGTCAAGTTATCTTGCATTCTttgcaaaatatttgaatcatTATCAACTTCTTCGACCCTAGCACATGTGCAG CTTTCTGTGCAAGAGTGTCAGAATCTGAAACTAGGGAAACTAGCTGAAGAGATCGAAGAGATTCTGAAAAGCCAAAAAGACGGAAAAGTTCCTGGTGTTCAGCAGCTTATAAACATCATTGAGACCTTCAACCTGACATCTAgtgatgaaattttgaatGAGTATATTGCACTTGAGAAGGAGAAACAAAAAGCAGAAGGCAGCGACATAAAAGGGGATTTAGATCACATTTCCAATATTGTTGATCTTTTGTCTCACATTCGTGATTATGTTGTTAATCTCGAGAAATTTAAAGCCATAGGTGGCATTCAGATTCCTTCACATTTCCTCTGCCCATTGTCTTTGGAACTTATGTTAGATCCCGTTATTGTTGCTTCGGGCCAAACTTATGAGCGTGCTGCTATTCAGAAATGGTTGGATAACAGACTTGGGATATGCCCCAAAACCGGTTACAAGCTCTCCCATAAGAATCTTATCCCCAATAACACCGTTAAAGCTCTCATAACCAATTGGTGCAATGAAAACAATCTAGAACTTGGTAGCAAGTGTGAAAAATCTGAAATAGAAAGAGTTCGTCCCCCTTCTGAGCATGCTGGTCATGAAGATGATAGCCAATGTCCTCCGCAGAGTGGTAATTCCGCATCTGGATCCTCGTTTGGACACAGTTTGGAGACTCAGAATCGCGGTTCCAGAGGGGTGAACGAGAAACTCGATGAGTCTTCTCCTGAGCATTCATATGTACATAGCCGGAGTGAGTCAGAGTCCAGTGCTGTGTCCAGCATAGATTCTGTTGCAACAGCAGAAACTGAAAATGCAAGTAAATCAAGTAAGCAGGAAAATGCGATTGATAAGTTAGATGATACAAAGTCTGCTTGTTCCACTTCCCTTGTTAAAAAAGCTAGTGGGGCTTCTCATTCTTCACATGGAAGGCAGCACAGTGCCAAAACAATGGGTGAAATGGTTGTCAATGGAAAACACACTCCATCTAGAGCTGTGTCTCTTCAATCTGACTCCGGGTATGATGTATTGACTTCTACTTCCCATGTGGAAAAACTCGTCAACAACCTGAAGAGTGTTTCAAATGAACTACAAACTGGAGCCGCCAGAGAATTACGGCTTCTTGTGAGGTCTAATATGGAAAACCGCATCATTATTGGTGAATGTGGGGCTATTGCCCCGTTGATTGGACTTTTACACTCAGATGTCAAGGAAACACAGGAACACGCTGTCACTGCTCTTTTGAATTTATCTATAAACGAAAACATCAAGGCCAGGATTGCGGAAGAAGGTGCTCTAGAACCACTAATTCATGTTCTTAAAACTGGAAATGCAGGAGCCAAAGAGAATGCTGCTGCTGCTCTTTTTAGTATCTCACGTTTAGATGAGTACAGGATAAAGATTGGTCGATCTGGGGCAATCAAACCCTTGGTTGATCTTTTAAGAACAGGTACTATCAGAGGAAAGAAAGACGCTGCAACCGCGTTATTTAACCTATCTATCTTTCATGAGAATAAGGCTCGTATAGTACAAGCTGGAGCAGTGAAGCCTTTGGTGACATTGTTGGATCCCGAATCAGAGATGATTGATAAAGCTGTGGCTCTTCTTTCAAATTTGTCGACCATTGCAGAGGGATGCTCAGCAATTGCTCGAGAAGAGGGCATTCCATTACTTGTTGAGATAGTCGATACAGGGTCACAAAGAGGAAAGGAAAATGCAGCTTCAATACTATTGCAGCTGTGCATCAACAGTCCTAAATACTGTCgaagtattttgcaagaaGGAGCTGTTCCACCTCTTGTGGCATTATCTCAGTCCG agatttga